From a region of the Thermus caldilimi genome:
- the rho gene encoding transcription termination factor Rho, translating to MRRKADTQQEAPLTYQELSAKILPELHLLAQEAGIENYKRMKKDQLIMALLERQTQGEGLQLVKGYLEISPDGYGFITENLYNLESRVAIVSAGLIRQYALRSGDYIVGRVRPPRENERYGTLLKVEAVNDLDPEAAKNRPRFDELIPQFPDRQIRLETTPDELSTRVIDLLAPIGRGQRGLIVAPPKAGKTTLLKKIANAVLKNEPDIKVIVLLIDERPEEVTDFRESVQGAEVIASTFDEPPQNHIRVAEFVHERAKRIVEDGGHVMILLDSITRLARANNLVTPPTGRTLSGGLDSAALYFPKRFLGAARNIRGGGSLTILATALVETGSRMDDVIFEEFKGTGNMELHLSRRLEERRIFPAIDILKSGTRREELLLGEEVVHKMWLLRKVLADMDPAEAMEMLLARLGRTKNNKEFLASLAAR from the coding sequence ATGAGGAGAAAAGCGGATACCCAACAAGAAGCGCCCCTCACCTACCAGGAGCTTTCGGCCAAGATCCTTCCGGAGCTCCACCTGCTGGCCCAGGAAGCGGGGATTGAGAACTACAAGCGCATGAAGAAGGACCAGCTCATCATGGCCCTCCTGGAGCGGCAGACCCAAGGGGAGGGTTTGCAGCTGGTCAAGGGTTACCTGGAGATCAGCCCGGATGGCTATGGGTTCATCACCGAGAACCTATACAACCTGGAATCCAGGGTGGCCATCGTCTCTGCGGGGCTCATCCGGCAGTATGCCTTGAGGAGCGGGGATTATATCGTGGGCCGGGTGCGGCCTCCGCGGGAGAACGAGCGCTACGGCACCCTCCTCAAGGTGGAGGCGGTGAACGATCTGGATCCCGAGGCCGCCAAGAACCGGCCCCGCTTTGACGAGCTCATCCCCCAGTTCCCTGACCGGCAGATCCGGCTGGAGACCACCCCCGATGAGCTTTCCACCCGGGTGATCGACCTCCTGGCCCCCATCGGCCGGGGGCAGCGGGGGCTCATCGTGGCCCCGCCCAAGGCGGGCAAGACCACCCTGCTCAAGAAGATCGCCAATGCGGTCCTGAAGAATGAACCCGACATCAAGGTGATCGTGCTCCTCATCGATGAGCGCCCCGAGGAGGTCACGGACTTCCGGGAAAGCGTCCAGGGAGCTGAGGTCATCGCCAGCACCTTTGATGAACCTCCCCAGAACCACATCCGGGTGGCGGAGTTCGTCCATGAGAGGGCCAAGCGCATCGTGGAGGATGGGGGGCACGTGATGATCCTCCTGGACTCCATCACCCGCCTGGCCCGGGCCAACAACCTGGTAACCCCGCCCACGGGCCGTACCCTGTCGGGCGGTTTGGACTCCGCTGCCCTCTACTTCCCCAAGCGCTTCTTGGGAGCGGCCAGGAACATAAGGGGTGGGGGAAGCCTCACCATCCTGGCCACCGCCCTGGTGGAAACGGGAAGCCGCATGGACGACGTGATCTTTGAGGAGTTCAAGGGGACGGGCAACATGGAGCTCCACCTTTCCCGCCGCCTCGAGGAGCGGCGCATCTTCCCGGCCATCGACATCCTGAAGTCCGGGACCCGTCGGGAGGAGCTCCTCTTGGGCGAGGAGGTGGTGCACAAGATGTGGCTTCTGCGCAAGGTCCTGGCGGACATGGACCCGGCGGAGGCCATGGAGATGCTCCTGGCCCGTTTGGGGCGTACCAAGAACAACAAGGAGTTTCTGGCGTCCTTGGCCGCCCGTTAG
- a CDS encoding M24 family metallopeptidase, with translation MDPKTLLEPLGLDALYVTRPENVRYLSGFPHPEDAQVLVTHEGAFLLTDPRYPEAERESRIPAKVLKREEKEEVFKGLKGRVGFEAEHLPYAALERLRELAPAEWVPTKGVIERLRLKKTPEEVERIRKAQALAEEALAHALTLLKPGVLEREVALEIEFFLKRRGAEVAFPPIVASGVRGALPHAGASEKPLEAGELVTLDLGARVEGYHSDMTRTVALGKVNGELKRTFEATLAALERVLEVLGPGKSTKEMDALAREELKRFDLDRYFVHSLGHGVGLAVHEGPGLSPYMEETLEPSMVVTVEPGVYLPGVGGVRIEELVLITETGIELLSRFPRGWREV, from the coding sequence CTGGACCCGAAGACCCTCCTCGAGCCCCTAGGGCTGGATGCCCTTTACGTGACCCGTCCCGAGAACGTGCGCTACCTATCGGGCTTTCCCCACCCCGAAGACGCCCAGGTCCTCGTTACCCACGAAGGAGCCTTCCTCCTCACGGATCCCCGCTACCCCGAGGCGGAGCGGGAAAGCCGCATCCCCGCCAAGGTGCTGAAGCGCGAGGAAAAAGAGGAGGTCTTCAAGGGCTTGAAGGGCCGAGTGGGCTTTGAGGCGGAACATCTCCCCTACGCCGCCCTGGAACGCCTCAGGGAACTGGCCCCCGCGGAGTGGGTACCCACCAAGGGGGTTATCGAGCGGCTCCGGCTCAAAAAGACCCCGGAAGAAGTGGAAAGGATCCGCAAGGCCCAGGCCCTGGCGGAGGAAGCCCTGGCCCACGCCCTTACCCTGCTCAAGCCAGGGGTTTTGGAACGGGAGGTCGCCTTGGAAATAGAGTTCTTCCTGAAACGACGGGGTGCCGAGGTGGCCTTCCCCCCCATCGTGGCCTCGGGGGTGCGGGGAGCCCTGCCCCACGCCGGGGCCTCGGAGAAGCCCCTCGAGGCGGGGGAGCTCGTTACCCTGGACCTGGGGGCCAGGGTGGAGGGGTACCACTCGGACATGACCCGCACCGTGGCCTTGGGAAAAGTGAACGGGGAGCTCAAGCGGACCTTTGAAGCTACCCTGGCCGCCCTGGAGCGGGTTCTAGAAGTTCTGGGCCCAGGGAAGAGCACCAAGGAGATGGACGCCCTCGCCCGGGAGGAGCTTAAGCGCTTTGACCTGGACCGCTACTTCGTCCACTCCCTGGGGCACGGGGTGGGGCTTGCCGTGCACGAGGGGCCGGGGCTTTCCCCCTACATGGAGGAGACCCTGGAGCCCAGCATGGTGGTCACCGTGGAACCCGGGGTCTACCTGCCTGGGGTGGGCGGGGTGCGGATTGAGGAGCTCGTCCTCATCACGGAAACGGGCATAGAACTCCTCTCCCGCTTCCCCCGGGGCTGGCGGGAGGTTTAG
- a CDS encoding type I restriction-modification system subunit M, protein MDIQTMENWLWSAACAIRGPVDAPKFKDYILPLIFLKRLSDVFEDEIARLSARFGNEKVARDLVEKERQRGNVTLVRFYIPEEARWETIRRQTVGLGQFLTDAVRAVARENPQLAGVIDMVDFNATAAGQRIVSDEHLKALIEVLSQHRLGLVDVEPDILGRAYEYLLRKFAEGQGQSAGEFYTPREVGLLMARLLEPEPGMSVYDPACGSGGLLIKCHLRLVEKYGQKDPSGHLDLPSTIAPLKVFGQEINPATFAMARMNAVIHDIEADIRPGDTMRQPAFRDGSGRLQTFDLITANPMWNQKFPQELYENDPFERFRYGVPPSSSADWGWLQHMLASLNERGRMAVVLDTGAVSRGSGNQGSNRERDIRKAFVEADLIEAVILLPENLFYNTTAPGVILVINRQKRHPGEILLINASQLFAKGRPKNYLTEEHIETIAEVYHRWEARQGLSAIITREEAARNDYNLSPSRYVSTNGKEETLPLEEALVRLEEAEEERAQAERALREVLRALFPSEAAREA, encoded by the coding sequence ATGGACATCCAAACGATGGAAAACTGGCTGTGGAGCGCTGCGTGCGCCATCCGTGGCCCCGTGGATGCCCCCAAATTCAAGGATTACATCCTGCCGCTAATTTTCCTGAAGCGGCTTTCGGACGTGTTTGAGGACGAAATTGCCCGCCTGAGCGCTAGGTTTGGGAATGAAAAGGTAGCGCGCGACCTCGTCGAGAAAGAGCGCCAGCGCGGGAACGTGACGCTCGTGCGTTTTTACATCCCTGAAGAGGCCCGCTGGGAAACCATCCGCCGCCAGACCGTGGGCCTTGGCCAGTTCCTCACCGACGCCGTGCGGGCCGTGGCGCGGGAAAACCCTCAACTGGCCGGCGTGATAGATATGGTGGACTTCAACGCCACCGCCGCCGGTCAACGCATCGTTTCCGATGAACATTTGAAGGCTCTCATTGAGGTGCTTTCCCAGCACCGCTTGGGGCTTGTGGACGTGGAGCCGGACATCCTGGGCCGCGCCTACGAGTATCTGCTCCGCAAGTTCGCCGAAGGGCAAGGGCAGAGCGCAGGGGAGTTCTACACCCCCCGGGAGGTGGGCCTCCTCATGGCACGCCTGCTGGAGCCGGAACCGGGGATGTCGGTCTACGACCCGGCCTGTGGGTCTGGGGGGTTGCTCATCAAGTGCCACCTGCGGCTGGTGGAGAAGTACGGGCAGAAGGACCCCTCGGGCCATCTGGACCTGCCCTCCACCATCGCCCCCCTCAAAGTTTTTGGCCAGGAGATCAACCCGGCCACCTTCGCCATGGCGCGCATGAACGCCGTCATCCACGACATCGAGGCCGACATTCGCCCTGGGGATACCATGCGCCAGCCCGCCTTCAGGGACGGGAGCGGCCGCCTGCAAACCTTTGACCTGATCACGGCCAACCCCATGTGGAACCAGAAGTTCCCCCAGGAGCTCTACGAAAACGATCCCTTTGAGCGCTTCCGCTACGGGGTGCCGCCCTCCTCTTCCGCCGACTGGGGCTGGCTGCAGCACATGCTGGCTTCCCTGAACGAGCGCGGCCGCATGGCGGTGGTGCTGGATACTGGGGCGGTCAGCCGCGGCAGCGGCAACCAAGGGTCCAACCGGGAGCGGGACATCCGCAAGGCCTTCGTGGAGGCCGATCTGATTGAAGCCGTGATCCTTTTGCCCGAAAATCTCTTCTACAACACCACCGCGCCGGGGGTGATCCTGGTGATCAACCGGCAGAAGCGCCATCCGGGCGAGATTTTGCTCATCAACGCCAGCCAGCTATTTGCCAAAGGGCGCCCCAAGAACTACCTGACCGAAGAGCACATTGAGACCATCGCCGAGGTCTATCACCGCTGGGAAGCGCGCCAGGGGCTTTCGGCCATCATCACCCGCGAAGAAGCGGCCCGCAACGATTACAACCTCTCCCCCAGCCGCTACGTGAGCACAAACGGCAAGGAGGAAACCCTGCCGCTGGAGGAAGCCCTGGTGCGCTTGGAGGAAGCCGAAGAGGAGCGCGCCCAAGCCGAGCGCGCCCTGCGGGAGGTCCTGCGCGCCCTTTTCCCAAGCGAAGCTGCGAGGGAGGCATGA
- a CDS encoding septal ring lytic transglycosylase RlpA family protein, which translates to MRALILALLLSSALAQTYTVQKGDTLFRIAKAHGLSVAELKRLNGLQDDLIRPGQVLRVAPEEPSQEPGEKARVFQEGLAVWYGPGFHGKRTASGEHYDMHALTAAHPTLPFGTRVRVTNLKNGRSVVVRINDRGPFGGRYIIDLSYAAAKAIGALSATRVRLEVLE; encoded by the coding sequence GTGCGCGCCCTCATCCTGGCCCTCCTCCTTTCCAGCGCCCTGGCCCAGACCTACACCGTGCAAAAAGGGGACACCCTTTTCCGCATCGCCAAGGCCCACGGCCTGAGCGTGGCCGAACTCAAACGCCTGAACGGACTCCAAGACGACCTCATCCGCCCAGGGCAGGTCCTGCGGGTAGCTCCTGAAGAACCCTCCCAGGAGCCTGGGGAGAAGGCCCGGGTGTTCCAAGAAGGCCTGGCGGTGTGGTACGGCCCAGGCTTCCATGGAAAGCGCACCGCCAGCGGGGAGCACTACGACATGCACGCCCTCACCGCCGCCCACCCCACCCTGCCCTTCGGCACGCGGGTGCGGGTCACCAACCTGAAAAACGGCCGGAGCGTGGTGGTGCGCATCAACGACCGGGGGCCCTTTGGGGGAAGGTACATCATTGACCTCTCCTACGCCGCCGCCAAGGCCATCGGGGCCCTTTCCGCCACCCGGGTGCGGCTGGAGGTGCTGGAATGA
- a CDS encoding LysM peptidoglycan-binding domain-containing M23 family metallopeptidase, translating into MRGIWWGSLCLLVSSLAFAKLPILSPLPLPENTVEVGQAAKKGWVLYEVKPGDTLVQIAARYGVDPRHILWSSNLQSDRLQVGQRLLIPLAAVEDRSPRVPPGVEVYRVRPGDTLQGVASRYGVSVLDLVSANPSLESLDQLVAGSVLYIPKGARGLVVSLSEGQTLVDLAARFGLSPVAVARANGVKDPLDLKPGDLVLLPGIQAKTTYQRLLAKQEAERQARLEAERRRQEELRRLAEERRRQQALAQQRAQEARRAQAQQPQVRRVSYQEGAMRWPLSDFRITTYFGQRGAFQRYHTGIDLAAPYGTPIVAAKAGQVEVAGWSSVGYGFHVVLDHGGGVETLYAHMSRIAVRAGQWVEAGQVIGYVGSTGWSTGPHLHFEVRVGGVARNPLAYLP; encoded by the coding sequence TTGCGGGGAATATGGTGGGGAAGTTTATGCCTATTGGTTTCCTCTCTGGCCTTTGCTAAGCTCCCTATTCTTAGCCCCCTTCCCCTTCCCGAGAACACGGTGGAGGTGGGCCAGGCGGCTAAAAAGGGGTGGGTGCTCTACGAGGTGAAGCCCGGGGATACCCTGGTGCAGATTGCCGCTCGTTATGGGGTGGATCCAAGGCACATCCTGTGGTCCAGCAACCTGCAAAGCGACCGCTTGCAGGTGGGGCAGAGGCTACTTATCCCCTTGGCGGCCGTGGAGGACCGTTCCCCCCGGGTACCCCCGGGGGTGGAGGTGTACCGGGTACGCCCGGGGGATACCCTGCAGGGAGTGGCGAGCCGTTATGGTGTAAGCGTCCTGGACTTGGTTTCCGCTAACCCTTCCTTAGAAAGCCTAGACCAGCTGGTGGCGGGGAGTGTCCTTTACATTCCCAAAGGGGCTAGGGGCTTGGTGGTATCCCTGTCCGAGGGGCAGACCCTGGTGGACCTGGCGGCCCGTTTCGGCCTCTCCCCGGTGGCGGTGGCCCGGGCCAATGGGGTGAAGGATCCCTTGGATTTGAAGCCAGGGGACCTGGTCCTCCTGCCCGGCATTCAGGCCAAAACCACGTACCAGCGCCTTTTGGCCAAACAGGAGGCGGAGCGCCAAGCCCGCCTCGAGGCCGAGCGGCGCCGCCAGGAGGAGCTGAGGCGCCTGGCGGAGGAACGCAGGAGGCAGCAGGCTTTGGCCCAACAGCGCGCCCAGGAGGCGCGGCGGGCCCAGGCCCAGCAGCCCCAGGTGCGGCGGGTGAGCTACCAGGAAGGGGCCATGCGCTGGCCCCTTTCCGACTTTCGTATCACCACCTACTTCGGCCAGCGGGGAGCTTTCCAGCGCTACCACACGGGGATCGACCTGGCTGCTCCTTACGGCACCCCCATCGTGGCCGCCAAGGCGGGCCAGGTGGAGGTGGCGGGTTGGAGCTCGGTGGGGTACGGCTTCCACGTGGTGCTGGATCATGGTGGAGGGGTGGAAACCCTTTACGCCCACATGTCCCGCATCGCCGTGCGGGCGGGCCAGTGGGTGGAAGCCGGGCAGGTGATCGGGTACGTGGGGTCCACCGGTTGGTCCACCGGGCCCCACCTGCACTTTGAGGTGCGGGTGGGCGGGGTGGCCCGCAACCCCTTGGCCTATCTGCCCTAG
- the ileS gene encoding isoleucine--tRNA ligase: MFKEVGEPNFPRLEEEVLEFWKRERIFEKSVENRKGGPRYTVYEGPPTANGMPHVGHAQARSYKDLFPRYKTMRGYYVPRRAGWDTHGLPVELEVEKKLGLKSKREIEAYGIERFNQACRESVFTYEKEWEAFTERIAYWVDLKNAYATLHPTYVESIWWSLKNLFDRGLLYRDHKVVPYCPRCGTPLSSHELSLGYKEITDPSVYVRLPLKEPGRLGLEKASLLIWTTTPWTLPGNVAAAVHPEFTYAAFQGEGEALLLEENLGKKLLGEETPILKTFSGKELEGLPYEPPYPQGVERGYFVVLAEYVSREDGTGIVHQAPAFGAEDLETGRRYGLPLLKTVDEEGKLLVEPFKGLFFREANRAILKDLRSRGLLFKEESYLHSYPHCWRCSTPLMYYATETWFIKNTFFKEELIRKNQEINWVPPHIREGRYGEWLRNLVDWALSRNRYWGTPLPIWVCDTCGKEEAIGSFQELRERATHPLPEPFDPHRPHVDRVELRCTCGGTMRRVPYVIDVWYDSGAMPFASLHYPFENEEEFKEAFPADFIAEGIDQTRGWFNSLHQLGVMLFGSIAFKNVICHGLILDEKGQKMSKSKGNVVDPWDILREFGADALRWYIYISAPPEADRRFGPSLVREAVRDHFLTLWNVYSFFVTYANLDRPDLRNPPPPEKRPELDRWLLARMQDLIGRVTEALEAYDPTQSSRALRDFVVEDLSQWYVRRGRRRYWKNEDPLDREAAYATLYEALVLIAKLSAPFTPFLAEVLWQNLVRSVFPEAPLSVHLADWPEVDPHLVDEELVAKMRAVLKVVDLARSARAKSGVKTRTPLPLLLLTAPSALEREGLRHFAPEIAEELNVKEVRVLEPGEEILSYRVLPNLKLLGKKYGKRVPALREALEREASRVARSVLKGEPVALEVEGETLVLAPEEVLLEAQAPEGYLALEKDGYVAALEVRVTEELRLEGLARDLIRHLQQTRKEMGLKVSDRIRVGYEAEGAYREALARHGAWIAGEVLALEFGEGLFPGHETRLEDEEGRVRFSVARLG, translated from the coding sequence ATGTTCAAGGAGGTCGGTGAACCCAACTTTCCCAGGCTGGAAGAGGAGGTTCTGGAGTTTTGGAAGCGGGAGAGGATCTTTGAGAAAAGCGTGGAGAACCGTAAAGGCGGGCCCCGCTACACCGTCTACGAGGGTCCCCCCACCGCCAACGGCATGCCCCACGTGGGCCATGCCCAGGCCCGAAGCTACAAGGACCTCTTCCCCCGGTACAAGACCATGCGGGGCTACTACGTGCCCCGCCGCGCCGGCTGGGACACCCACGGCCTGCCGGTGGAACTGGAGGTGGAGAAGAAGCTCGGGCTAAAGAGCAAACGGGAGATCGAAGCCTACGGCATCGAACGCTTCAACCAAGCCTGCCGGGAGTCGGTCTTCACCTACGAGAAGGAGTGGGAGGCCTTCACCGAGCGCATCGCCTACTGGGTGGATCTCAAGAACGCCTACGCCACCCTGCACCCCACCTATGTGGAAAGCATCTGGTGGAGCCTGAAGAACCTTTTCGACCGGGGGCTCCTCTACCGGGACCACAAGGTGGTGCCCTACTGCCCCCGGTGCGGCACGCCCCTTTCCTCCCACGAGCTCTCCTTGGGGTACAAGGAGATCACCGACCCTTCGGTCTACGTGCGCCTGCCCCTTAAGGAACCGGGGAGGCTGGGCCTGGAAAAGGCCAGCCTCCTCATCTGGACCACCACCCCCTGGACCCTGCCCGGGAACGTGGCCGCGGCGGTGCACCCGGAGTTCACCTACGCCGCCTTCCAGGGGGAAGGGGAAGCCCTCCTCTTGGAGGAAAACCTGGGGAAAAAGCTCCTGGGCGAGGAAACCCCCATCCTCAAGACCTTTTCAGGGAAAGAGCTGGAGGGCCTCCCCTACGAGCCGCCCTATCCCCAAGGGGTGGAGCGGGGCTACTTCGTGGTCCTGGCGGAGTACGTGAGCCGGGAGGACGGCACGGGCATCGTCCACCAGGCCCCCGCCTTCGGGGCGGAGGACCTGGAAACGGGAAGGCGTTACGGCCTCCCCCTCCTCAAGACGGTGGACGAGGAGGGCAAGCTTCTGGTGGAGCCTTTTAAGGGCCTCTTCTTCCGCGAGGCCAACCGGGCCATCCTGAAAGACCTCCGCTCCCGGGGGCTTCTTTTCAAGGAGGAAAGCTACCTCCACAGCTACCCCCACTGCTGGCGCTGCTCCACCCCCCTCATGTACTACGCCACGGAAACCTGGTTCATTAAAAACACCTTCTTCAAAGAAGAACTCATCCGCAAAAACCAGGAGATCAACTGGGTCCCGCCCCACATCCGGGAGGGTCGCTACGGGGAGTGGCTAAGGAACCTGGTGGACTGGGCCCTAAGCCGCAACCGTTACTGGGGTACGCCCCTTCCCATCTGGGTCTGCGACACCTGTGGGAAGGAGGAGGCCATCGGCAGCTTCCAGGAGCTCAGGGAAAGGGCCACCCACCCCCTCCCCGAGCCCTTCGACCCCCACCGGCCCCACGTGGACCGGGTGGAACTCCGGTGCACCTGCGGGGGCACCATGCGGCGGGTGCCCTACGTGATCGACGTCTGGTACGACTCCGGGGCCATGCCCTTTGCTTCCTTGCATTACCCTTTTGAAAACGAGGAGGAGTTCAAGGAAGCCTTCCCCGCGGACTTCATTGCGGAAGGCATTGACCAGACCCGGGGCTGGTTCAACTCCCTGCACCAGCTTGGGGTGATGCTCTTCGGCTCCATCGCCTTCAAAAACGTCATCTGCCACGGCCTCATCCTGGACGAAAAGGGCCAGAAGATGAGCAAGTCCAAGGGGAACGTGGTGGACCCCTGGGACATCCTCCGGGAGTTTGGGGCCGATGCCCTTAGGTGGTACATCTACATCTCTGCCCCCCCGGAGGCCGACCGCCGCTTCGGGCCCAGTCTGGTGCGGGAGGCGGTGCGGGATCACTTCCTCACCCTCTGGAACGTGTACAGCTTCTTCGTCACCTACGCCAACCTGGACCGGCCGGACCTCAGGAACCCGCCCCCTCCGGAGAAGCGCCCCGAGCTGGACCGCTGGCTTTTAGCCCGGATGCAGGACCTGATCGGGAGGGTGACGGAGGCCCTCGAGGCCTACGACCCCACGCAAAGCAGCCGGGCCCTGCGGGACTTTGTGGTGGAGGACCTCTCCCAGTGGTACGTGCGCCGGGGAAGGAGGCGGTACTGGAAGAACGAGGACCCCTTGGACCGGGAGGCGGCCTACGCCACCCTGTACGAGGCCCTGGTCCTCATCGCCAAGCTCTCCGCCCCCTTCACCCCCTTCCTGGCGGAGGTGCTCTGGCAGAACCTGGTGCGCTCGGTCTTCCCGGAAGCCCCCCTCTCCGTGCACCTCGCCGACTGGCCGGAGGTGGATCCCCACCTGGTGGACGAGGAGCTGGTGGCCAAGATGCGCGCCGTGCTCAAGGTGGTGGACCTGGCCCGCTCCGCGCGGGCCAAAAGCGGGGTTAAGACCCGCACCCCTCTTCCCCTTCTCCTCCTCACCGCACCCAGCGCCTTGGAGCGGGAGGGCTTAAGGCACTTCGCCCCCGAGATCGCCGAGGAGCTAAATGTCAAGGAGGTGCGGGTTTTGGAGCCTGGGGAAGAGATCCTCTCCTACCGGGTGCTTCCCAACCTGAAACTTTTGGGGAAGAAGTACGGCAAGCGGGTGCCCGCCCTCCGCGAGGCCTTGGAAAGGGAGGCCTCGAGGGTGGCCAGGTCGGTCCTGAAGGGGGAGCCCGTGGCCCTAGAGGTGGAAGGGGAAACCCTGGTCCTCGCCCCGGAGGAGGTGCTCCTGGAGGCCCAGGCCCCCGAGGGCTACCTGGCCCTGGAGAAGGACGGGTACGTGGCCGCCCTGGAGGTGCGGGTCACGGAGGAGCTAAGGCTTGAGGGCCTGGCCCGGGACCTGATCCGCCATCTGCAGCAGACCCGCAAGGAGATGGGCCTCAAGGTTTCCGACCGCATCCGGGTGGGCTACGAGGCGGAAGGAGCCTACCGCGAGGCCCTCGCCCGCCATGGGGCCTGGATCGCGGGGGAGGTCCTGGCCCTGGAGTTCGGGGAAGGCCTCTTCCCCGGCCACGAGACCCGCCTCGAGGACGAGGAGGGGCGGGTGCGCTTCAGCGTGGCGAGGCTGGGATAG
- the pdxS gene encoding pyridoxal 5'-phosphate synthase lyase subunit PdxS — translation MEKGTFQIKTGFAEMFKGGVIMDVTTPEQAVIAEEAGAVAVMALERVPADIRAQGGVARMSDPKVIKEIMAAVSIPVMAKVRIGHFVEAMILEAIGVDFIDESEVLTPADEEHHIDKWKFKVPFVNGARDLGEALRRIAEGAAMIRTKGEAGTGNVVEAVRHARTMWKQIRYVQSLREDELVAYAKEIGAPLELVRWVHDHGRLPVVNFAAGGIATPADAALMMHLGMDGVFVGSGIFKSGDPKKRARAIVRAVTHYNDPEVLAEVSEDLGEPMVGINLDQLREEERLAKRGW, via the coding sequence ATGGAGAAGGGTACCTTCCAGATCAAGACCGGCTTTGCCGAGATGTTCAAGGGCGGGGTGATCATGGACGTGACCACCCCCGAGCAGGCGGTGATCGCCGAGGAGGCGGGGGCGGTGGCGGTGATGGCCCTGGAGCGGGTTCCCGCGGACATCCGCGCCCAGGGGGGTGTGGCCCGCATGTCCGACCCCAAGGTCATCAAGGAGATCATGGCCGCGGTGTCCATTCCCGTGATGGCCAAGGTGCGGATCGGGCACTTCGTGGAGGCCATGATCCTCGAGGCCATCGGGGTGGACTTCATCGACGAGTCTGAGGTCCTCACCCCCGCCGATGAGGAGCACCACATTGACAAATGGAAGTTCAAGGTGCCCTTCGTGAACGGGGCCCGGGACCTGGGGGAGGCCCTGAGGCGCATCGCTGAAGGGGCGGCCATGATCCGCACCAAGGGGGAGGCGGGCACGGGCAACGTGGTGGAGGCGGTGCGCCACGCCCGCACCATGTGGAAGCAGATCCGCTACGTCCAGTCCCTCCGGGAGGACGAACTCGTGGCCTACGCCAAGGAGATCGGGGCTCCCTTGGAGCTGGTAAGGTGGGTCCACGACCACGGCCGCCTTCCCGTGGTGAACTTCGCCGCTGGCGGCATCGCCACCCCCGCGGACGCGGCCCTCATGATGCACCTGGGCATGGATGGGGTTTTCGTGGGAAGTGGCATTTTCAAGTCTGGGGATCCCAAGAAGCGGGCCCGGGCCATCGTGCGGGCGGTGACCCACTACAACGATCCCGAGGTGCTGGCCGAGGTTTCCGAGGACCTGGGCGAGCCCATGGTGGGCATCAACCTGGACCAGCTTAGGGAAGAGGAGCGCCTGGCCAAGCGAGGCTGGTAA
- the nfo gene encoding endonuclease IV, with protein sequence MRRYGFHLSIAGKKGVAGAVEEAQALGLSAFQIFAKSPRSWKSRALSPAEVEAFRALKEMAGELPGVIHASYLVNLGAEGELWEKSVVSLADDLEKARLLGLEYVVVHPGSGSPERVKEGLLKALRLAGVRDKPKLLVENTAGGGEKVGARFEELAWLIEGTPLGVCLDTCHAYAAGYDVKEAPEAVLSELDRAVGLERVPVIHLNDSVGGLGSRIDHHAHLLQGQIGEGLKGVLLDPRLTGKVFILETPRSPEEDAWNLKVLRGWLANLE encoded by the coding sequence ATGAGGCGCTACGGCTTTCACCTCTCCATCGCCGGCAAGAAGGGGGTGGCGGGGGCGGTGGAGGAGGCCCAGGCCCTGGGCCTTTCCGCCTTCCAGATCTTTGCCAAAAGCCCGAGGAGCTGGAAGAGCCGCGCCCTCTCCCCCGCCGAGGTGGAAGCCTTCCGGGCCCTCAAGGAGATGGCCGGGGAGCTTCCCGGGGTGATCCATGCCTCCTACCTGGTGAACCTGGGGGCGGAAGGGGAGCTTTGGGAAAAAAGCGTGGTGAGCCTGGCGGACGACCTGGAAAAGGCCCGCCTCCTGGGCCTGGAGTACGTGGTGGTCCACCCCGGCTCCGGAAGTCCGGAGCGGGTGAAGGAAGGGCTCCTTAAGGCCCTCCGCCTCGCCGGGGTACGGGATAAACCCAAGCTTCTCGTGGAGAACACCGCGGGAGGCGGGGAGAAGGTGGGGGCGCGGTTTGAGGAACTGGCCTGGCTCATAGAGGGCACCCCCTTAGGGGTCTGCCTGGACACCTGCCACGCCTACGCCGCGGGCTATGACGTGAAGGAGGCCCCGGAAGCCGTCCTCTCCGAGCTGGACCGCGCCGTGGGCCTGGAACGGGTGCCCGTTATCCACCTCAACGACTCCGTGGGGGGCCTGGGAAGCCGCATCGACCACCACGCCCACCTCCTCCAGGGCCAGATCGGGGAAGGGCTTAAGGGCGTGCTCCTGGACCCCCGCCTTACGGGCAAGGTCTTCATCCTGGAAACCCCCAGGAGCCCGGAGGAGGACGCCTGGAACCTAAAGGTTCTCCGCGGCTGGTTGGCAAACTTAGAATAA